One window of Lytechinus variegatus isolate NC3 chromosome 2, Lvar_3.0, whole genome shotgun sequence genomic DNA carries:
- the LOC121408424 gene encoding serine/threonine-protein kinase Chk2-like yields MSLNGSSSSSVEPNTTSSSASASLSSGGTLSSMETIPTQEVAEGDFDFVEEKVVVWGRLYPIGKCFKSVDFLDTKEEYLFGRDPSCDICYNSPEISRNPCYQTLSKTHFRIFKESNDNCSFYFIEDRSSNGTFVNGEKIGKGKKRVLNNNDEIALSLSKNKAYVFMDTSDSDQSNLPSALREKFIMSKVLGRGACGQVKLAFEKGTCRKVAVKIIEKKTFSIGGTMVRNMEKTVMEEVRILKKLHHPCIIGIEDVFDTPEVLYIVLELVEGGELFDRVVSIGKFDEATAKFYFYQMITACKYLHDNGITHRDLKPENLLLMTDDKETVLKVTDFGLSKFVGEQSLMKTLCGTPTYLAPEILTSMGMGGYTKAVDCWSIGVILYICLAGYPPFSDEIKVMTLEQQIKRGYYSFPTKYWGSVSESAIDMVKKLLTVDPKRRLTTKQALAHPWLQDPEVIDKAEKVMYPNRNGQMLPPTAPVPGTKKRPRESAMSTDDEHNDDSGFGSTTSRKMSRSDDSGDSAFDKTEDVSKVVTKGSGDA; encoded by the exons ATGAGCTTGAACGGCTCGAGCTCGAGCTCCGTAGAGCCCAACACCACATCGAGCAGTGCGAGTGCGAGTTTGTCATCCGGGGGAACTTTGTCAAGTATGGAGACTATTCCAACGCAGGAGGTTGCTGAAGGAGATTTTGATTTTGTGGAGGAGAAGGTGGTTGTTTGGGGTCGTCTGTATCCTATTGGGAAATGTTTTAAGAGCGTTG ATTTCTTGGATACAAAGGAAGAATACCTATTTGGAAGGGATCCATCATGCGACATTTGTTACAACAGCCCCGAGATAAGCAGAAATCCCTGTTACCAGACACTTAGTAAAACACATTTTAGGATATTTAAG GAATCAAATGATAATTGCAGTTTCTACTTTATTGAAGATAGGAGCTCAAATGGCACCTTTGTGAATGGAGAAAAGATTG GTAAAGGGAAGAAGAGAGTTCTAAACAACAATGATGAGATTGCTCTTTCATTATCCAAAAACAAAG CATATGTTTTCATGGATACATCGGATTCTGATCAAAGTAATCTTCCTTCAGCACTTAGAGAAAAGTTCATCATGTCAAAAGTATTAGGCAG GGGGGCCTGTGGGCAAGTGAAGCTAGCATTTGAGAAAGGAACATGTCGGAAGGTTGCAGTCAAGATCATAGAAAAGAAGACATTCTCAATAGGAGGGACCATGGTCCGG AACATGGAGAAGACAGTGATGGAAGAAGTCAGGATACTAAAAAAGCTTCACCAT CCATGTATTATAGGTATAGAAGATGTTTTCGACACACCAGAAGTCCTGTATATTGTACTAGAATT GGTTGAGGGTGGAGAACTATTTGACAGAGTTGTGAGCATTGGGAAGTTTGATGAAGCTACTGCTAAATTCTACTTTTATCAAATGATTACAGCTTGCAAG TATCTACATGACAATGGAATCACACACAGGGATTTGAAG CCAGAAAACCTGCTCCTCATGACCGACGACAAGGAAACCGTCCTTAAAGTCACCGACTTTGGTCTCTCCAAGTTTGTCGGAGAGCAATCCCTGATGAAGACCCTATGTGGCACACCTACCTACCTCGCCCCAGAGATCCTGACCAGTATGGGTATGGGTGGCTACACAAAAGCCGTCGATTGCTGGAGTATAGGGGTCATCCTCTACATCTGCCTTGCAGGGTACCCTCCGTTCTCGGATGAAATCAAGGTGATGACCTTGGAGCAGCAGATTAAGAGAGGTTACTACAGCTTCCCAACAAAGTACTGGGGATCAGTATCAGAGTCAG CAATCGATATGGTCAAGAAACTTTTGACTGTTGATCCAAAGCGGAGACTGACTACCAAGCAGGCCTTGGCGCACCCATGGCTTCAGGATCCAGAGGTCATTGACAAGGCCGAGAAGGTCATGTACCCCAACAGGAACGGACAGATGCTTCCTCCTACTGCTCCG GTTCCTGGAACCAAGAAGCGCCCAAGAGAGTCAGCAATGAGCACAGACGATGAGCATAATGATGACTCTGGGTTCGGTAGTACGACCTCTAGGAAGATGTCAAGGAGTGATGACAGTGGGGACAGTGCCTTTGACAAGACAGAAGACGTGTCAAAGGTCGTCACGAAAGGAAGTGGAGATGCATAA